From a region of the Macrobrachium nipponense isolate FS-2020 chromosome 3, ASM1510439v2, whole genome shotgun sequence genome:
- the LOC135222175 gene encoding putative ammonium transporter 3 isoform X1, translating to MIASSCFPKRLKKALHATMSTNTLIPTNSDNMTIDTFAMDTNFSMEIAMNNGTSTNFTGFRGGGVALGSEHDFSNDASWILTSTFIIFTMQSGFGLLESGAVSMKNEANIMVKNVVDVVLGGFTYWLFGYSLSFGQSEWTTPFCGWGSFAINPEEDEMGVVCTTFFFQLSFATTATTIVSGAVAERFNFVAYVLFSAVNTVVYCVPAGWIWGKHGFLYHLGVIDIAGSCGVHVCGGASALIASRLVGPRLGRYDNGEEPLPMGCPTNAILGMFMLWWGWLGFNCGSTFGISNDKWKYAARTAVTTLQSSIGGGLAGMSLSWYKNHRLEIGDVVNSVLGALVSVTAGCALYTTWEALFVGIVGGMIAVLAMPIFDKLHIDDPVGATSVHGLCGVWAMLAIGLFVKADDTLQMTNGNSGLFRGGGFYLLGIQALSCLCVALWSMSTTYIILKVIDKFIVGIRMSEWEELVGADFAEHGIRRRNVGVTRAVSVLGFEHNGIDYSDIIPQGDNPCHQTVLNDLKALASRRHSTVSKAVAQVTKVPFKDDQALPALMVNGRSPPNRNGHFLRSSSARSTRSTNSITPIEFPNSYNAWP from the exons ATGATTGCAAGCAGTTGCTTTCCCAAACGCCTGAAAAAAGCCTTGCATGCAACGATGTCTACCAA CACGTTGATTCCCACCAACTCAGACAACATGACCATAGACACATTCGCCATGGACACCAACTTCAGCATGGAAATTGCCATGAACAACGGGACGTCCACGAACTTCACGGGGTTCAGGGGAGGGGGTGTGGCGCTAGGATCCGAGCATGATTTTAGCAACGATGCTTCGTGGATCCTGACGTCCACTTTTATCATCTTCACTATGCAGTCAG GCTTTGGCCTCTTGGAGTCCGGTGCCGTGTCCATGAAGAACGAGGCCAACATCATGGTGAAGAACGTGGTCGACGTCGTTCTCGGAGGCTTCACCTACTGGCTCTTCGGGTACTCCCTCTCCTTCGGTCAGTCGGAGTGGACGACCCCCTTCTGCGGATGGGGCAGTTTCGCCATCAACCCTGAGGAGGATGAAATGGGCGTAGTCTGCACGACGTTCttctttcaactttccttcgCTACGACTGCAACCACCATTGTTTCAGGAGCAGTGGCTGAGAG GTTTAATTTCGTCGCGTATGTGCTCTTCTCTGCCGTGAATACAGTGGTCTACTGTGTGCCAGCTGGGTGGATTTGGGGCAAACATGGCTTCCTCTACCATCTCGGTGTTATTGACATTGCTGGATCCTGTGGTGTACATGTGTGCGGTGGAGCTTCAG CTTTGATTGCTTCGCGTCTGGTAGGACCTCGCCTAGGACGATACGACAATGGTGAGGAGCCCCTGCCGATGGGATGCCCCACAAATGCCATTCTGGGCATGTTTATGCTTTGGTGGGGTTGGTTGGGTTTCAACTGCGGCAG TACCTTCGGCATCAGCAATGACAAATGGAAATACGCCGCCCGTACAGCAGTGACAACCCTTCAGTCCAGCATAGGTGGAGGATTAGCTGGAATGTCTCTGTCCTGGTATAAGAACCATCGTCTGGAAATTGGAGATGTGGTCAACAGCGTTCTTGGTGCTCTGGTATCAGTGACAG CTGGGTGTGCGTTGTACACTACCTGGGAAGCTCTGTTCGTAGGAATAGTAGGGGGCATGATTGCTGTTCTAGCAATGCCCATCTTCGACAAACTACACATTGATGACCCCGTGGGAGCCACGTCTGTACACG GACTCTGCGGCGTGTGGGCTATGTTAGCCATCGGACTGTTCGTGAAAGCTGACGACACCTTACAAATGACGAATGGAAATTCAGGTCTTTTCAGAG GAGGCGGGTTTTATTTACTAGGTATTCAGGCACTGTCATGTCTTTGTGTCGCCCTGTGGTCGATGAGCACAACATATATCATTCTCAAG GTCATAGACAAATTCATCGTTGGAATTCGCATGTCTGAATGGGAGGAGCTGGTGGGTGCAGATTTCGCCGAGCACGGAATCAGGAGGAGGAACGTCGGCGTCACTCGAGCCGTTTCCGTCCTTGGATTTGAACATAATGGCATTGACTACAGTGACATTATTCCGCAGGGCGATAATCCAT GTCACCAAACCGTCCTGAATGACCTAAAGGCGTTGGCTTCGAGGAGACACTCCACCGTTTCCAAGGCCGTAGCCCAAGTGACGAAGGTGCCGTTCAAGGATGACCAGGCACTACCCGCGCTGATGGTCAATGGCCGTTCACCTCCAAATAGAAATGGCCACTTTTTGAGGAGTAGCAGCGCACGCAGCACCCGATCGACCAACTCCATCACTCCCATCGAGTTTCCGAATTCGTATAACGCGTGGCCATGA
- the LOC135222175 gene encoding putative ammonium transporter 3 isoform X2: MIASSCFPKRLKKALHATMSTNTLIPTNSDNMTIDTFAMDTNFSMEIAMNNGTSTNFTGFRGGGVALGSEHDFSNDASWILTSTFIIFTMQSGFGLLESGAVSMKNEANIMVKNVVDVVLGGFTYWLFGYSLSFGQSEWTTPFCGWGSFAINPEEDEMGVVCTTFFFQLSFATTATTIVSGAVAERFNFVAYVLFSAVNTVVYCVPAGWIWGKHGFLYHLGVIDIAGSCGVHVCGGASALIASRLVGPRLGRYDNGEEPLPMGCPTNAILGMFMLWWGWLGFNCGSTFGISNDKWKYAARTAVTTLQSSIGGGLAGMSLSWYKNHRLEIGDVVNSVLGALVSVTGLCGVWAMLAIGLFVKADDTLQMTNGNSGLFRGGGFYLLGIQALSCLCVALWSMSTTYIILKVIDKFIVGIRMSEWEELVGADFAEHGIRRRNVGVTRAVSVLGFEHNGIDYSDIIPQGDNPCHQTVLNDLKALASRRHSTVSKAVAQVTKVPFKDDQALPALMVNGRSPPNRNGHFLRSSSARSTRSTNSITPIEFPNSYNAWP, translated from the exons ATGATTGCAAGCAGTTGCTTTCCCAAACGCCTGAAAAAAGCCTTGCATGCAACGATGTCTACCAA CACGTTGATTCCCACCAACTCAGACAACATGACCATAGACACATTCGCCATGGACACCAACTTCAGCATGGAAATTGCCATGAACAACGGGACGTCCACGAACTTCACGGGGTTCAGGGGAGGGGGTGTGGCGCTAGGATCCGAGCATGATTTTAGCAACGATGCTTCGTGGATCCTGACGTCCACTTTTATCATCTTCACTATGCAGTCAG GCTTTGGCCTCTTGGAGTCCGGTGCCGTGTCCATGAAGAACGAGGCCAACATCATGGTGAAGAACGTGGTCGACGTCGTTCTCGGAGGCTTCACCTACTGGCTCTTCGGGTACTCCCTCTCCTTCGGTCAGTCGGAGTGGACGACCCCCTTCTGCGGATGGGGCAGTTTCGCCATCAACCCTGAGGAGGATGAAATGGGCGTAGTCTGCACGACGTTCttctttcaactttccttcgCTACGACTGCAACCACCATTGTTTCAGGAGCAGTGGCTGAGAG GTTTAATTTCGTCGCGTATGTGCTCTTCTCTGCCGTGAATACAGTGGTCTACTGTGTGCCAGCTGGGTGGATTTGGGGCAAACATGGCTTCCTCTACCATCTCGGTGTTATTGACATTGCTGGATCCTGTGGTGTACATGTGTGCGGTGGAGCTTCAG CTTTGATTGCTTCGCGTCTGGTAGGACCTCGCCTAGGACGATACGACAATGGTGAGGAGCCCCTGCCGATGGGATGCCCCACAAATGCCATTCTGGGCATGTTTATGCTTTGGTGGGGTTGGTTGGGTTTCAACTGCGGCAG TACCTTCGGCATCAGCAATGACAAATGGAAATACGCCGCCCGTACAGCAGTGACAACCCTTCAGTCCAGCATAGGTGGAGGATTAGCTGGAATGTCTCTGTCCTGGTATAAGAACCATCGTCTGGAAATTGGAGATGTGGTCAACAGCGTTCTTGGTGCTCTGGTATCAGTGACAG GACTCTGCGGCGTGTGGGCTATGTTAGCCATCGGACTGTTCGTGAAAGCTGACGACACCTTACAAATGACGAATGGAAATTCAGGTCTTTTCAGAG GAGGCGGGTTTTATTTACTAGGTATTCAGGCACTGTCATGTCTTTGTGTCGCCCTGTGGTCGATGAGCACAACATATATCATTCTCAAG GTCATAGACAAATTCATCGTTGGAATTCGCATGTCTGAATGGGAGGAGCTGGTGGGTGCAGATTTCGCCGAGCACGGAATCAGGAGGAGGAACGTCGGCGTCACTCGAGCCGTTTCCGTCCTTGGATTTGAACATAATGGCATTGACTACAGTGACATTATTCCGCAGGGCGATAATCCAT GTCACCAAACCGTCCTGAATGACCTAAAGGCGTTGGCTTCGAGGAGACACTCCACCGTTTCCAAGGCCGTAGCCCAAGTGACGAAGGTGCCGTTCAAGGATGACCAGGCACTACCCGCGCTGATGGTCAATGGCCGTTCACCTCCAAATAGAAATGGCCACTTTTTGAGGAGTAGCAGCGCACGCAGCACCCGATCGACCAACTCCATCACTCCCATCGAGTTTCCGAATTCGTATAACGCGTGGCCATGA